CCGGCCTGAATCTCCGTCGGGATGAGGGTGTCGGGAGTGCCGGTCAGACGGTAGCCCCGGGAGGTGACTGCCTCGATGGTGTAGCCGAGTTCGCGCAGTTGCCGGACCTGCTTCCAGACGGCAGTGCGGGAGACTCCCAGCGACTGGCTGAACTCTTCTCCGGAGACGAACTGCCCCGCCTTTTCCCGCAGCAGCCGGAGGATCTCTTCCTGCGCGTTTTTACCGCTCATGCACTCCGCCTACTGAAACAGCATGGAGATGTCCGCCGCCCGCACCGAGTGGGTCAGGGCACCGACCGAGATGAGGTCGACCCCCGTCTCGGCAATCCCCCGCACCGTCTCCAGGTTGACCCCGCCGGAGGCTTCGGTGCGGGCGCGGCCCGCCACCAGCGCCACGGCCTGGCGCAGGGTCGCGTTATCCATGTTGTCGAGCAGGATGATGTCCGCCCCGGCGTTCACGGCCTCGGCCACCTCCTCCAGGTTGCGCGTCTCCACCTCGATCTTGAGGGTGTGCGGAACCCGCTCCCGCGCCCCGGAGATGGCCGTGGTGATGCCGCCGGCGGCGGCCACGTGGTTTTCCTTGATCAGCACCCCGTCGTAGAGGGAGGTGCGATGGTTGCGGGCGCCCCCCATGCGCACGGCATACTTGTCGAGAACCCGCAGGCCGGGCATGGTCTTGCGCGTATCGACGATGGTCGCCCCGGTACCCTCCACCTCATGGGCGAAGCGGGCGGCGAGGGTGGCGATGCCGCTCATGCGCTGCAGCAGGTTGAGGGCCACCCGCTCCCCCTGCAGCAGGACGGCGGCCTCGCCCCTGAGCCAGGCGAACACCTCGCCCCGGCGGACGCTGAGGCCGTCCTCACTCAGCTTCTCGAAGGCGACCGTCGCGTCGAGGATCTGGAAGACGCGCCGGGCGACATCGATGCCGGCGAGGACGAAATCCTCCTTCGCCACCAGTTCGGCACGGGCCATGGTACCCGGCTCGATGGTGGCCAGCGTGGTCACGTCGCCCGTACCGATATCCTCCTGCAGGGCGTTGCGGATGATGCTGTCGATGGCGAACATCGAGCCTCCTCTATAACCTATTGAAAACGCATTTTTATACCACAGGCAAAGGCGAAGCGGCAACCGAAAAGCCGGCCGGCCGGCAAAAGTAATTTCCCTTTACTTTTTCCCGTTTTCTGCTAGAAAATGCGTCTGCATCCTGTACACGCGAAGGGAGTTTTATGAAAGAAAAACCGGTCACCTGCCCCAACTGCTTCGGCACAACCTACCGGGAGGTTCTGGTTACCGCCACCTCCCGCAACGTAGTACACGATGACACCGCCCCACCCGCCGCCAAAGGTTGCGGACTTGGCGCCGAAAAGCGCAAGGAAGTGGTCAAACTTTTCTGCGTGCACTGCGGCCATGAACTGACCCGCAAAGGGGGCCGGGCCTGACCGCGCCCGACCTGCCTGCGCTCATCGGAACAAGGAGACCACCTTGCACTCATTGCGGATAGTTGCTCTGTTGCTGGCCACTTCGCTGCTCACGGCCGGCTGCGTCAGCAAATCGACCTACCAGAGGAAAGTCGACGAGGCAACTCAGCTGACCGAAACGGTCCGGGGGCTCGAAACCGACTATGAGCAACTGGTCAAACAGAAGGAAGCGCTGATCGCCGGCAACGACCAGCTGAACCGGCAACTGACTGACGCCATGGAGAAAAGCTCCAACCTGCAGCAGGATCTGCTGCGCGCCCGGGCCGACATCGACCGCCTGGAAAAGGTTCTTTCGGCGCGCAGCGAAGAGACCGGCAAGGCGATGGCAGAGATGCGCCAGACCATCGACCGGCTGCAGGCGGAAAATCAGGATCTCGCCCACCGGGTCGAACAGGAGCGCATCGCCCGCGAGGCGCGCATCGCCCAGATGAAAAGCACCTATGACGAACTGGTGCAGAAGATGGAGACCGAGATCCAGCGCGGCGAGATCACCATCTCCGAACTGCAGGGCAAGCTCACCGTCAACATGGTCGAACGCATCCTCTTCGACTCGGGCAAGGCCGACATCAAGCCGGCCGGCCTCGAGGTGCTCAAGCGCGTCGGCGACATCCTCAAGGAGGTGGCCGACAAGAACATCCAGGTCGAGGGACACACCGACAACGTCCCCATCAGTCCCCGCCTGCAGCAGACCTTTCCCAGCAACTGGGAGCTCTCCACTGCCCGGGCGACCAACGTCGTCCACTTCCTCCAGGATCGGGTCGGCATCGCCGGTGAACGGCTCTCGGCCAGCGGCCTCAGCCAGTACAGCCCGGTGGCCGCCAACGACACCCTCGAAGGGCGGGCGCAGAACCGGCGCATCCAGATCGAGCTGGTGCCCCTCGAGGCGAAGGTGGTCAAACCGCTGGAGTAGGCAGGGTCGGCCAGCCAATAAACATCAGCGCCGGGAGCCTCAAAAAGGCTCCCGAATCATTTCAAGGCATTATGACACCATACAGTTCTATCCTGCTTGAGATCGCCCTCCCCGTGCTGCTGATGCTGGGGGCGGAGCGGTATGCCGTCTACCGGTTTTTGCGAACCCCCGAGCAGATCGCCTGGGTGCGACGCCACGCCTGGCTCCACCCCAACGCCATCAGCCGGGCCCGCTATCCCATGGGGTTTCTCTCGGTAGCCATGCTGCACCTGGACTTTCCGCGACTTTGTTTTTTGTTCTTTACCTTCTGGATGATTACCGACATCACCGACGGCGAGATCGCCCGCAAGTGCGATCTGCACACCGAAGAGGGGGAGACGATCGATCCCTTCTCCGACAAACTCATGTACTCCCCCATGCTGATCTACCTGGTCTGGCGCGGTTGGCTCGACCCCGTGCTGGTGGGAGCGTTTCTGGCTTTCGACATCACCGGCCAGCTCTCCCGGTACTTCATCAAGATAAAAGCGGCGAACCTGTTCGGCAAGGCCAAGACGTTTCTCGTGGTCGTGCTCCTGATCGTCGTGGGCCTGGAATGGATTTACGGGCCCCTGCCGCTCCTGGGACGGACGATC
The nucleotide sequence above comes from Desulfuromonadales bacterium. Encoded proteins:
- the nadC gene encoding carboxylating nicotinate-nucleotide diphosphorylase produces the protein MFAIDSIIRNALQEDIGTGDVTTLATIEPGTMARAELVAKEDFVLAGIDVARRVFQILDATVAFEKLSEDGLSVRRGEVFAWLRGEAAVLLQGERVALNLLQRMSGIATLAARFAHEVEGTGATIVDTRKTMPGLRVLDKYAVRMGGARNHRTSLYDGVLIKENHVAAAGGITTAISGARERVPHTLKIEVETRNLEEVAEAVNAGADIILLDNMDNATLRQAVALVAGRARTEASGGVNLETVRGIAETGVDLISVGALTHSVRAADISMLFQ
- a CDS encoding OmpA family protein, which codes for MHSLRIVALLLATSLLTAGCVSKSTYQRKVDEATQLTETVRGLETDYEQLVKQKEALIAGNDQLNRQLTDAMEKSSNLQQDLLRARADIDRLEKVLSARSEETGKAMAEMRQTIDRLQAENQDLAHRVEQERIAREARIAQMKSTYDELVQKMETEIQRGEITISELQGKLTVNMVERILFDSGKADIKPAGLEVLKRVGDILKEVADKNIQVEGHTDNVPISPRLQQTFPSNWELSTARATNVVHFLQDRVGIAGERLSASGLSQYSPVAANDTLEGRAQNRRIQIELVPLEAKVVKPLE